The Musa acuminata AAA Group cultivar baxijiao chromosome BXJ2-5, Cavendish_Baxijiao_AAA, whole genome shotgun sequence genomic interval AGAAAATTAGCCTAGACAAATGATGAGATAAGTTATATTGTGAATGAAGTGAACTTTTTTGTATCGCAGCATAGTGATGCTGGAAATAACCATCTAAAAAGGCTAGGaagaaataaattcaaaaaaagaaacatatgatagcatgaaaagatagattacaTGAGTAAGACAACATTTGTGTCAacttgtttaaaaatgaaaataattaaGCAGACAAACCTTGGCAACTCTGCTTAATACTAGTTAAGATAGCTTGACTAGGAAGTCTTGTTCCTCTTGAAGGATTGAATATTCAGATAACAATACAATGGGTTTGCTGAATGTTTCCAGGGTCATAAGAAAGAAATATTAAGTACCGtgcatcatttgccaaatgtgcaTGCATGTTTGCTTACGTACAGAAGCAGCATCAAGAGAATCAGAAATATTGAATTACCTTGACTGACGTAAGTAGGCAGTCTCCCACAAGGCTTGAATCTTCATCAATTCCTGATGAATGAGACACTGCACAATCATCATGGTTTTTTGCATTTGTTAGTTGACTCAACACATCATCTGTGGTACATATCGGGAGGTCACATCCATTTGAAACGTCTTTACTTGCTAAAGCACCTTCATGTGcagttatttctttcttttttgccaaCAATTCCCACTTCGAAGGTCCTAATTCACCATCATTGAATGCAAAAGGATCATGCATGTCCAATTTACAATTACCTTTAACATATTTCGGTAAATGAGGTCTTTCAGACATGCTGCCAGCTGCACCATTAGTTTTTATAGAGATCCATCGATTTGAAACCCTATGAGAATTCATTTTTGAACCACTaccatttatttttgtttttaaattgttACCATTTGCAGAGCTGTCTCCAGTTGATCTATCAATTACATCACATGAAACTGAGGCAGAAAAATGAGTTTCCATTTCTGAACCAGAAAGAGACACTTCTGACTGAGAATAAGATGACTTCTGACGTTTATGACATATCTTAATGACCTTCACTTCAGAATCCCTGTCAACATCAGAACACCCAACACAATGACTATCTGAGGTCTCGTTGTTGTTATCTGCCAAATAGGAAAAGATTATATATACTGACAATGGTGAGCAATAATAATGTACGAGACAAATTATAGCAGGGAAAAAAACATAATAAGGTATCTAAAAGATAACTTGTTATTCACTGATGAATAGCAACCAGTATCCCAGGACAATAATCACAGTAGTGACAATGATTTGCATCCTCTGTAAATATAACTATATAATAACTTCTAGGGACCTCACTGCCTATGGAGCTTGAGAACAAGATAAATCCTAATGCACTTCAAATTAATCCCACTAGAAACAtccataataattttaaaataaaatattagaaatcTTATCCAAGAACTGCTTTTCCAAATTTTGGTGATACAGCATCTTAAATAGAAGCAAGTTCTTTAGAAGAAAATTCAAGACAAATAAAATGTAACAGCATTTTTTTCACGTACGGAAGACCAAGAACATCCTACACTACTAAAGTTAACATGAATTACCTTCCAGATATTTCCAGGAGACAAATACATAAGAAATGATGATCAAATTCAGATGTGAGCCAAATCAAAATCCGAGGAAATGGAAGAAAAATGAATGTAAGAATCTAATTGATACATGATAACTTATGCTCATCTTTCATAAGAAAAAAGCTGGTGTATTAAATTATAACATACATCACAGAAGGTTCCATTAAATAGCTCTAGAGATTTACCTTTCAGTTTTTGTTTCACCTGAAGACTCTGAACTTCAGAAATTAACTTTTCATTGTTTGAAACATTGATATTACTCTGGAGCAAAGAAAAATCTGCAGTGCAATACAAATTACAGTCATAGCAACATCAGTAAGTACCAGTATAATGATATTTTCCTCAAGTGAGATGCACAAAAACATATTGCAGACTGAGGATGAATGATTGATCAGATAGTACATGCCAGAGACCTGAAAAGAATTTGATGGCATTGATGATGACCCCAACAAAAGACAATTGTAGGCCACCAGAGTTCAACTTACGTTTCATCCCAAGTAAGTGATTCTGttgaaaataaatcaaaatttatacaGCTACAACATACTAAATTCTATAGGCTGTATATAAATTTGGCTACTTAAAATATGGTACAGTACCTGATTATCCTTGCTTAGAAATGTTGCATTCTCCATAACTTTCAAACACTTTAAAAGAAGTAGCATACTTTGCAACACTGATTCATCGTTTAAGtgaaagaatgaagatgagctatGCCATGCCTACAACATCATGTCAAAATCACGGAATTCCTAAGAAAACTAAAATAGTAGGATAAAAAATTCCAGCaggatttttttaaagaaaagaaATCTTGGCATAAAGTTAATTCAAAGAACACATGTCAATACTAATATTGACATTTTAAGGTTAATGTGGCAATTTAGGTCATCTAGGCATGTAGGAACTGCAGTGGCAATAAGACAGATGATAGCATAAAAAGAGACGGAAACGTATTTAATTCATCCTTAATGTCGCCAGTAACTACCACACAAGAAAATCACAATGGCCCATGtctaaaactcaaaaagtcttgaAACAACAAAGGATAGAGCTGGAAATTAAACAATAATGAAACAACAGAATAATGATGGAACATTTTATATCCAACCAGATTTGGACACTGAATAGGAAAATTACTAATGTATATCACAATAAGCAAAATTATACCTAGCAATAATATCTTCACTTGGTTAGGCATTTTACTTGAACAAATTATTAACTTATACCAATACCAAAAGGAAGTTGTTTAGAGGCACAAAAGAGTTGATGTTTGTAAGTGAGCCAATATCATCGATCATCATGCTCACATTTCCCCATCAATATGATGCCAGCTACAATAcctctattaaaaaaaaattaaaacaaatgaTAGAGAACCATTAAATACGAACACTTATTAAAATGACATTTCCTCCTTGAGTCCaacaaatatttattataaaaaaattagtgaaGTAACTCAAACTATATTTCACCTCCAAGGTGGAGTGGCAGCTAGCAAGAACATCAAAGATTGCATCAAGTCCACCAAGCTCTCTCAACTTTTCTTTGAAGTCCCCCCCAGGCATTTTCACCATATCAGATGCatctaaaatatttgatgtcAGCAGCAAACTAAGCAATAGTATGTAGAAAATGAAAAACAATcataaaacaatatctaaaacaaTAACCAGATAGACCACTCAGATAAAATTGGTGAGCAGATGTGCAAATGTTGAGCCCAACGTATTACATGAATATGAAAAAGTAAATTGCATTTAGCTACAAGAGATTAATTTACCGTACACCAGGGTTTCCTAATAGAAATCTGAGATTTTTCTTTTTCGAGGGGAGCACACTTGGCACTATAATATAGCTAGGCTCCTGGATGCTTATAACCAAGGattacaatttcgaataataccgcccgtaccagtccgtcagcagaccggtacacggaccgcccgttaccgagcgatattatatatataatatatatattataatatatatatatatatatatattatataaatatgcgaCGTCGCCTCTTTCTCCCCAGCGGGAAAAGGCaacgtcgcgtcgcctcggcaACGTCACCCAaaaaggcgacgcgacgtcgcctcaGCAACGTTGCCGAAAAAGGTGACGCGACGTCGCCTCGGCAACGTTGCAGAAAAAGGCGAAGGGGCATCACCTTTTTCGGTAACATTGCTgaaaaattcttttttatttatatatataaatatatataagatttttttttacttttatataaataaataaatatatttattttatttatttatttatttatttatttatttatatatatataccgaccggtataccgttcggtatacagtaccgtactgtaccgaacgaaagtcgaaactccggtacggtaccatATTTCAATCCTTACTTATAACCAAGGcctgccataccgaagcgtaccgcccactgggcggtacgtaccgatccgataggttaccggtacgcggaccgcccgggtgtaccgctcggtatgccctgatgtaccgcccgatacaccggtaccgtaccataccaagcccgggtcgaaacgccgatatggtacggtacggcgaaccttgcttaTAACTACTATCACTTGAATAGTTGTGCATGCAGAAATTAAAGGTCATAACAGGATTTTTAGCAGGTCATTAGAAAGATATCTGCCTAATCAAGCATATGACTAAGCAACAGTAGCAAAGCTATGCGAACACTGGATAATTCAAATGGCCTTTATGGAATGGAAACTGACTCTACCTTCAAATGATACAGTGGATAAGCATGCTTTCTCCATGGCCAATAAAGCTATCCATTTGGGGCTCAGCTCTGGCCTCTCTGTTCTATCAGCAGTCTCAGTGCCTGATTTTATCTCTTTACAACTGATAAGGATTTCTGAAACTTTTGAAAAGATAGCCCTTGAGGTGGAATCTAATCCTTTATATGTACTATCTACTACTTGAGTCTTATGTTTTCCAAGAAGCTTAGATCCAAAAGTTGATGCCTTGTCCCCAGTGGTCTCAGGAATTGTTGGATTCAATAACTTAAGAAGAAAACCAATACAAGATGGTGAATCCAGCAAATGATCATCTTGAacctgaaacaaattgataaaaaGGTAAAGAACTTAAAggaatatgaaaaaaatattttagtaaaTCAGCCAAACTATATGCTGAGTATGAAGCACATAATATCAAACTTCAATGAATAAATTAAGATTCAGTCATAGTGGATAGGCATGAAAATTTATCCAGTGTAATCCACAGATGCAAGTCAATATATGTATACATCTTCATTCTTCACATATACTAAACCTCTCACAAAAATTTCCAGATTATAGAACAAATTGAAAATAGTTAAGTATTTCTCAATTTGCTATATGATTGCACAATAGAAGACAACTACCCTCTTTAAAGaactaataaattattaattgggTGACAAACACCATTTAAGTGACTTGCTAAAAAAGACTCTTTCCATTAGATCATTCGAACTTTCTACACTAACCAGAATAATGAAAGAAAATGCAAGTGTTGGATTATAAAGATGATAAAACTTATATAACAAGCCACTTTTGCCTATAGTCCTTTCAGTCcttgaaattatttatttttacattCCGTATAAAAGTTTTTCTTAACATCTTATGCTTTAGGATAGAATCACTGAAATATACATATAAATGACTCACAAGATGGATGAACTGAAGGCAAATTGACATTTTTTTGTGTAATTTTAATTCTAAGATAGGCTGATAGGGTTTATTTCCAATAATTGGTGCTGAACATGAAAGGGAAAAGCAAAATAATTTAAAGGTCCACgatcaaattaataaataataatgaacTTGTTGGAATTCAATTTACCTACATCTCTAGGACAAACACTGTTGAGTGACATATAGCATATTTGTAGTCAGATAAACAAGAACCatatataaaaaagaataaaaagaaccccAATGAAAAATGCATTGATAAGGCTTGTTATATTATCACTTAAAATGGAAGATGAAGACTCATAGGCATGGTAAATacagaaaatattttaaatatacaagGAACTTACATCACTTGCCAAGACGTAAAAAAGAGCAGCAGCAGCGACTGTACTTGGATAATCATCTAATCTCAGACCCAATATGGCATCAATAATCCTCTTGGCCATCCTGTTAGATGTTAAAAACTTTAACATGTCAAATTACACATACTGTCAAGTGTCAACAGATACTACAGATGGCACCAACAAAGTAAATGTTATTATACTGGAAACTGCATCATAATTCAGACAACAATACAAGCATTTCTGAAATTTCCCAAAAGCTATATCACAACAGTGTTGCCCCAAAAGTCCAGATATAAGTAGTAAATGAAACAAGGAAAACAACAGTATTAAAATTTTGGGGCTTACACATATAGCACATGCaatcatatatatacacacaccacTCTAAGAGGATATTAGCACTGGTGCCCTCCAAGATAGTTTCTATTTGCATGAATGTTCCTTTATTATATTTCTGGAATTGGATTGTTCATTAGCACAAGAACAACAATATAAAATCTTAAAACTATTTGCAAAAATACCTTACTGAATATCTCTTTATATTCCACACCTTGTAAGTTTTACATCTCTTGACTACCTTGCTGGTTGACACTAGGTTTTAAGATTACTATACTTAAACTCATATAAATTCATAGTTTCAAAATTAGTTTGCAAACAACAAAGAAATTAAACATTTGCATCAGTGCCTTCCAAGATGGCTCTAATTCCATCCAAATAAATCCTGCAATTTAAAGCACCATACTGACCATCAATATAAGCTAAAAAAGGGAGAATGAGAAGAATGTTCTCTTATTTTCAAATATCTTTAGCTCGTACATTAAAATGTTCAGAAAATATTGGATGAGAACACGCATCTCTCTTTCTACATTCATTCTCTCTAAGAACACAACACAAATTTGTATGCCCATAATTCTGGCATATGGTAGATGAAACCAACATGCATAGGCATGGGAAGCATGAGAATATGGCTATAGAAGCGTTTCAAAGACCACCCTAATGTGCAAAGAAGGGAAGaaacagagaagaagaagaagaagaattataAGAAGAAGAATAGATAAGAAAAAACTGAAGCAGCAAAGATGCATGAACCAAGTTTAGAGCCTGAGCTGATCAAGCAATGCTCCTAGCACAGACAGAACCTGTCAGGGTAAGAAGAATGGTGCATCGACTATCTCTTTTTCTTTGGCAAAGCTGAAAAAATGGCACCCAAGACACCTGCTGAGCGAGATATCCTCTCAAGATGAACCAGTTGCATCAAGACATCAACACATACTAGACAACAACCAACCAAGACTGCATCTTCCCacccacacctctctctctctcatcaattGGTTGCCTATATAAACTTATTAATGAATAGAATCTATTGATTCTTTCATAATAAGcactaattttcttttaatacaGAAAAAATGTTAAGGTTGGCCATTGGGGAGTCTTTTCTTGGCATTTCTCCATGGTAGTTTAAGATTGTCCCTTTATTTGGTCATCGTTGTACACAAAATTTTCCAACTTGCAGACAGACTATTTAAGTTGATAAAAGGAAATCATCTCTAATACATAAACGAGGAGCAAAATCTTCAAACAGAAACTACTATCTGCTAGAAGAAGCTAAGTCAGGAAACTCTTATTTGTCATTGTTAGACTCTATATTATGAAGTTTCAAGCCATCAACTCGAAAACTACTTTCTTCGGGAATAATTAATTGGGCAAcagatgaaaatataaaaagcatcTCATTCACTCACCCCTGCACCCGGAGAATCCGCCTCTGCTGGGCCGTACTGCAAGCCGACAAAAGCGACAGCAAGCTCGCACGCCGGACCCTCACTGGCTGCCCCCGCCGTAGCCCATCCAGCGCGAAGTTCACCTCGTCCACGTGCTCCATCATCTCCCCGAACTCCTGCGCTTCCATCAGCGTCGACGTCGTCACTTCCGCCGACGGATCCCTCGCCGATGCCCACGACACCGTCCTGGGACCGTCCGATCCGTGGAATTCGTTCGGCGGGTCGCGGGGGAGCGCGGGGGCTTCGTCGTGGACGTCGAAGGGGTCGAAAGACCAAGGGGAGGAGCAATCTTGGGAGGATAATGCGGAAATGGCAGGAGCGTGGCGGCCATGAGAGCTGTCCTGGGAGAAGGGGAGGTCGAGGAGCTCACCGGCGGCGGAATCGGGGTCGTCGTCGGCGTCGGGAGACTCGAGGAGGATGGGATCGGAGGAGGAGCGGCCAGCGCCGCAGCGGGTAGCCCTTCGGGCGTACGTCCGCACGATCATCGCCTTCCTGCGGGGGTGCTTCCGAATCCCCTCTTCACGTTCTCGGCAAAGAAAGAATTAGGGACGAGGCGGTGTCCCGAAACTGGATTCAAGGGGATCGAGGAGGGGTTTTATCAAGCGGACGTGGAGGATCCTGGGTGTGATCACCGCCCGGTGACCACTGCTTCTGAACCAAGTACGAATCACAACGGGTGCTATACCCGATAATTTTATCAAAATCCGATAAACCATTTAGATATTTGAATTCATTCTAgatatttatttttctacttaCATGTCTTAATCTGGTTTAAATGAATCGGATAGAACTGTGCCCAAAAAATATATGATCAATCATCATCTAAGAATGAGAATTAGTATATTACTTATAAATTTCATTAAACTTGAATTTACAAGGGTTAGAAATACCTCTTTTTCTCTCTCGGCCGAATACTATCCCCAATATAGTGACGAAATATAACCCGTGACATCAACTTGAAGCACTAGTAGGGCACATGACTCATCCAATCCATGCAAGTCCACAATCAATAAGGATACATAATTATCAATGTTCTTGAAGATTTTCTTTAATTCTATGTTTCTGGCAGTAAAGTTCTAGTAAAAGGGATTACTATAAGAAATTGCAGAAACCATGTATGACTCTCTTGCAGCATTTAAATTTAATCTCTCTTCTTACGTCAAGATATAGCAGAATAAAACAATGGGGGGGAGACGGGTACACTACAACACCGTACCCTCTTTTAAGAACATAATTGAAATGatccaaccaaaaaaaaaaagtagagaaAAATACCAATTACGACCAACCAGCCCCCTGCATCACCATCTTTGGCTTCCATTTTATTGTACATTTGAGCAGCATTCTGGCAATGCTGAGAACCATGTGTTGCTGGCCTGGTTTTCTTGCAAATTAACCACGCAAATGGACTGGGGGAGAACGAAATGGAGTCCCTGTAGATCTTACAACTCCCACCACATATCCGTCAAACTGTACACAAAACTAAAGCAGCGTCAACCTGGGAAGTGATTGTAACGATGATCGCAAGCCTGCTAACATTTGATAGCTTGTCATCTTCCATGGGCGAGAAATTAGGTTTGAAACTGAAACCCAAAGTTCTGAAAAGTTCTGATTTCACCGCATCGACTTGCAGTTACTATCACCAATCCCCAGGCCGATGTACTTTGCACCGGCATGCACCCGTTGAAAAGGTCACTGTTACTTCGAGGGCTCTGCTTATTGGTCATGAGTTCTTCGGGCCAAGTTGCTGAAACCCTGTCATTGAAGTGATTGGAGTTTGGACTGGAAGTGCTGTTCTGTTGGCAACCAATGTTCTGAGAACCAGGAGAAGGTGAAAGATGGAGTCCGTTGACCTCGACCAGCAGTGGCGAATTGGCCAGAGATtctccattgagctcagtctgttTATTGGAGTCGGTTCTCACCATTAGTCCCATTCCAGAGCTTGGCCAAGGAACAGCCATTGTCACACCTTGGCAGTGGAAATGCTCATAAGATTGTGTGACAGTCGCAGCAGGTTTGCTTCGACTAGGCCGTGAATCTTCATCATATCTCCATACGTATACATGAGAGTCCTCACTGGCACAGATAACATATTTGCCATTGGTAGTCCAGTAGGCTGAGATTTGGCTGCTTGTATTGCGAAACCCTAGAGAGAAAGAGATGCATCAGTCTCAAATAATAACCTGAAGAACAAACAACTGATTATTGTTGTACAATATCAGAAGGTTAGGTAGTACTGCCAGAAAATATTGAGATAACTATAGGCCATTTTCACTAAAACTTGGTTGACTACTAATATATGGCACAAGATGtattagaaaaaggaaaaaaaaaaaggcagacACACAAATCTGACATAATGTGACAAGATTTGTCAGTCATGCAATTTTGAATGAACAGGAAGCAAGAAATCATATGCATGCAACAACTAAATTTAGGCAATTCAGATGACAAGTTTGTGCTAGTGTTAGGGATCCGATCCTTCTATTGAATTCTGGATTCAACATTATCGAAGGAGAGTATGGATCCTTTCCATTCTTGCAGAATTATATAATTCATAAGCAGAGATAAAAAGAGAGAACAAAGGAGATGGCAGAATTTTCCCAACCAATTCCAGCATATTTCTCTAGTGTTCAAGTTCATAGGGACATTCTTATTATCCTTGGTGACTGGTGAGGTCAAGCAAATCAAGGTTCATTGAATAAAGGAGATGGGAGAGGGCGAGAGGCTACGCCTTAAACGAGGCTTCTCTCTATCTCCTCTTGTTAAATGAAAAAGGAACaagtataaaatattaaaatgcaCAAACATCTTAAATCATATTTACAAAGATACTATGCCCTGAATGGGATATTGCAACTATTGGCTCCTGCTAAAATGAGAAGTTTAATGGATTAAACTGAACTATTAGATATGTTAATGGACATAACTAAGATAAATTCAATTTGCACAACCCAAGAAtgcaaaatatttttcaagccAATGGCTCAAGCTCCTTTACAGTAGATTTTCCAAAAATCATAGATTTTCCAAAAATCATGTTTtagtattatttataaaattttaacatcATAAATCCAGTGCTTGTTCATATTTGTCATGCAAAAGCAAAAGGCTTAAAGTTAGTATTGTATGAAAATTTCATCTTACTTAAAGTTAATCTCTCTTGTTTTTTGTAACAAATAGGCATGATGCTAATAGGACATATCAAGTCATCACAATCAGCAAGGATCTTAAACATGCTTTGAAGGATGATTAATAGGGAGATGAGAAAGGTGCCAATTAAGTTGCAGCTGCTGCCTTTTAATTCAGACTAACTTGGATGAAACAATGCTTCTATTACCTGACCCTCGCTTGTTCAGCAAATCATAATAGATTGCCTAAAGGGGTAGAATTAACCCTGAAAGCCTTATAGCTCCCCGTTCTTGACCCTAACCTAAGCCAGCATCAAGCGATAAATGTATTCCTAATTTTCGCTACATAATGGTACTGATCTGAGTAACTTATTAATCTAATAACTTGTGAGGATCTTAACAAAATGGTCCAGAATTATAAGATATCCAAATTCATCGtttaactttttttattaaacTCCACTTTTTTATAGAATACTATTGATACACCATACTCCCAGTCCATATATTATGTATGATACAGGACAACCCTAAGAATGGTCAACAAATATGGTCCAACTGGCTCCAGCTAAGCTACTACTAACAGGCCACTGAAGCCTTACCCAAAAGTCCATCACTATGAGACAACTGGAATTATCGTAAGCTTGTCTACTCAAATCTCCAAGTTTCACAAGCAGACTTCAGAAGTCAAACATAGGACTAATCGGACAAATATCATGATGGTTGCAAGAGAAAACCCCATCTCGGCATATGTACTACCATGATAATACCATGGGAAATGTGTTAATATCATTTGTAATGAGTCACTTAACCTAGTAGCCCAACTTGAAAATGTGCACTCATTGAATTTGATTGTTGAATTTCAAGCACATAAGTCCCATGTGCATACAAGATATGTATCTGCTGTCTTTATCTTTCATCAATGCAGCAAATGCCAGTGTGATCTATAAAGTTACTACATTTGATGCTTATAATCAACAAATTTCAACAGGTATGCAATTATTCACAAattacaaaaattaaaaaaaaaaactaaatttggTTGATACTGATTGTATCTCCGAATAATGCCTGTCTATAACAGAAGAAAACAGATGAAAATAGTGTGTgctttgatgcacccgaaggacaAGGGATCAAGAATGTATAAACTAGTTAATTTAACATCTTATGCTTTAAGAAGCAAGCAAGATGGTGAAAACCTACAGAGCAATAATGTTCCTACACAAATGATCCACTCCCCAAAATCTATAAGAGAATACTATTTTATGATAGCATATGCTTCTATTAAGTTTCTAAAGTGGAAATCTCTACCTTTAAATTTGTGGACTAGTTCATCATCAACAATTACACGGACTCGTGAATCTGCAGATGTAACTAGCACCTTTGATGAACTCCCTGGAGCAAACTGTTAATACAGCTGGTCAGTGAAACTTGACATCTTTTAAATGGTGCTTAAAAGATGGAGAAGCTCAATATCTTGCAAATGCAAAAGACAGATTGTTTATAAAAATACCTGGAATCCAGTAATTTTCTTGTGTCTggacttctttttcttgttttgtaaATCAATATGACCTTTTTGGAGAAGCTTATTGTCTAAGGAGACATTTATATTGTAAGACCATCAGCAAGATTATATACAACATTTAGGGGAAACTTAGATAACTTAATGCCGGGTGCACCATACCAGATGTATCATACAAGTGGCAACTTCCCTTGTGTGAACCAACTAGAGCACCCTtcaatgaattaaaaaaaaaattacaaaattaagaGATTTAACTGATCCACACTCAAAACAAGTTACACAATTTAGTGTCGAGTATGAAACCTGTCCATCGGGAGTATAGCAAGCAGCAGTGACCATCTCatgcaaatcattccaatcaacaATTTGACGGTCTGGAATACTCCAGATGCGGACCTTCTCATCTAGGGACCCACTGATGAAGTATCTATCATCAATAGGATTGAACtggatgcaagtcactgcatcaaCACAAATTTAAGAGGAATCATTAAGACATTAGCTAGAACAGGAACAAGCATACCCGAAAAAAGGAAACCAAAAACAAGTTGGAAAATAATTCATACTTACCATAGTCACTATGTGTGAATGTTTTTAAACAGGAATTGCTAGACATGTGCCACAATCGAACAGTTTTGTCCATCGAAGATGAAAGAAGATACTGTAAagcaaacaaattaatgaatgacCTTCTAAATTGTATCCATTTAACATAAACATGTACCTaatcaacatataaaattatgTAGGGTCTGCAAGAATTCAGTGATAACTTCTGGATAGACTATAAAGTCAACACAGTTCTAGTTGTGCCAGTTAGGAGAATAATTTAGCCAGCAAAAGTTTCCATATGATTCAAGAACTAAAaggaattatttttttgtttatcaaGAGTAGCTTCTGAGCCAGTAGCATACTACTACGAGCTGCAAGAAAGTAATACTCAAAGGTAGTAGATCTTCATAATCGTTTTCAATCACCAATCAAAAAACTTTTGAACTGTTCCTATATAGAAGTGTTCAGTTTGCTGTGTAGTATCGTCTTTGACCTAGTTCGCAACATTACAGGAAGTGTGAATGCTCTTAATTATAACTACATCTTGATTCTTGAGTATCTTCCAACCTGAAATCAAGTTAAAGGCCTGTGGAAGCAGATCATAGGCCATCAA includes:
- the LOC103985731 gene encoding wings apart-like protein 2; the encoded protein is MIVRTYARRATRCGAGRSSSDPILLESPDADDDPDSAAGELLDLPFSQDSSHGRHAPAISALSSQDCSSPWSFDPFDVHDEAPALPRDPPNEFHGSDGPRTVSWASARDPSAEVTTSTLMEAQEFGEMMEHVDEVNFALDGLRRGQPVRVRRASLLSLLSACSTAQQRRILRVQGMAKRIIDAILGLRLDDYPSTVAAAALFYVLASDVQDDHLLDSPSCIGFLLKLLNPTIPETTGDKASTFGSKLLGKHKTQVVDSTYKGLDSTSRAIFSKVSEILISCKEIKSGTETADRTERPELSPKWIALLAMEKACLSTVSFEDASDMVKMPGGDFKEKLRELGGLDAIFDVLASCHSTLEAWHSSSSFFHLNDESVLQSMLLLLKCLKVMENATFLSKDNQNHLLGMKRKLNSGGLQLSFVGVIINAIKFFSDFSLLQSNINVSNNEKLISEVQSLQVKQKLKDNNNETSDSHCVGCSDVDRDSEVKVIKICHKRQKSSYSQSEVSLSGSEMETHFSASVSCDVIDRSTGDSSANGNNLKTKINGSGSKMNSHRVSNRWISIKTNGAAGSMSERPHLPKYVKGNCKLDMHDPFAFNDGELGPSKWELLAKKKEITAHEGALASKDVSNGCDLPICTTDDVLSQLTNAKNHDDCAVSHSSGIDEDSSLVGDCLLTSVKVLMNLTNDNPVGCQQTAACGGLHTMVSLIVNHFPSFDCFFQSNGKGKENTSSTNLHNNDCHLNNRHLLDYELDLLVALLGLLVNLVEKDSQNRLHLAAARVSASQSGKPESTETQRDAIPLLCSIFLSNQGNGDAKEERTYICDDEESLLQGAREAEMMIIEAYAALLLAFLSTESSKVREAIANCLPNRNLQVLVPVLERFVAFHLSLNMMPPETHSAVVKVIESCKGPY